Proteins from one Catenuloplanes atrovinosus genomic window:
- a CDS encoding SMC family ATPase, translated as MRPLRLDMSGFTVFREQTTVDFTDADFFALVGPTGSGKSTVLDAITFALYGQVPRWGTARGIVNALSPSAVEARVRLVFESANERYVATRVVRRDGKGRVTTSGAGLQLMPRGFDVTKLDTGLSPEDLGEVLAGTPAEMDKAVQEAVGLPYEQFTTCVVLPQGQFADFLHAKPATRQQILVNLLDLGVYEEVQRRATARAGAADAKLSAVDQLLSGLDDTDDAHLAAAADHLDRVIELAEGVEAALPDLRAAASRTEAATVALATLDAEIAKLRGVRAPADVTAIAGAAASARATAAETVTAVHAAEEQEEKVRGEVAGSGDPAALRLLLEAHADLDKLTAQAAELTAMLASAESEHGTAAASVATARAEHERATAALEAARQAYQDAQNADRATALRLHLTVGDACPVCAQPVTALPVESPAGFAVPVDGAGRAIDGGRARAGAPRPRAGAAAGQPDAAAQRAAGRSAVAAAEAEGKTARAAADRAATLVTEREQAARELERTLDRARARHDDLQLRLKATTEKVAGSPGPAALRRELDEIAALRTKLDAAGAAVRRAREAQRRAQAEADRAEQRLRAAWQGFDAARDTVAPFGPPAPDRDDVAAAWTGLAGWAAEQVARRADARTAAEAELRAARDGADDVHLRIQGLFEGVGLSAPAKRGEAEYLRAAAVATERAEGALRRIEERREQAAELREQRAAHERAGRVAKTLAGHLRANNFERWLLEEALDLLVDGGSRILRELSGGQYELVHDKGEFWVVDHHDAGLRRGVRTLSGGETFQASLALALALSEQLSGMSTTAASLESIVLDEGFGTLDAATLDSVAATLENLAARGDRMVGVVTHVGALAERIPVRFEVRKDARSARVTRSGL; from the coding sequence GTGAGGCCGCTGCGGCTGGACATGTCCGGATTCACCGTGTTCCGCGAGCAGACCACGGTGGACTTCACGGACGCGGACTTCTTCGCGCTGGTCGGCCCGACCGGCTCCGGCAAGTCCACGGTGCTGGACGCGATCACGTTCGCGCTCTACGGCCAGGTCCCGCGCTGGGGCACGGCCCGCGGCATCGTCAACGCGCTCTCCCCGTCCGCGGTCGAGGCGCGCGTCCGCCTGGTCTTCGAGTCCGCCAACGAGCGGTACGTGGCCACCCGGGTGGTGCGCCGGGACGGCAAGGGACGGGTCACCACCAGCGGCGCCGGGCTGCAACTGATGCCGCGCGGGTTCGACGTGACCAAGCTGGACACCGGACTGTCCCCGGAGGACCTCGGCGAGGTGCTGGCCGGCACGCCCGCGGAGATGGACAAGGCGGTGCAGGAGGCGGTCGGCCTGCCGTACGAGCAGTTCACCACGTGCGTGGTGCTGCCGCAGGGCCAGTTCGCCGACTTCCTGCACGCGAAGCCCGCGACCCGGCAGCAGATCCTGGTCAACCTGCTCGACCTCGGCGTCTACGAGGAGGTGCAGCGCCGCGCCACCGCCCGGGCCGGCGCCGCGGACGCCAAGCTCTCCGCGGTCGACCAGCTGCTGTCCGGGCTGGACGACACGGACGACGCGCACCTCGCCGCCGCGGCCGACCATCTGGACCGGGTGATCGAGCTGGCCGAGGGCGTCGAGGCCGCGCTGCCGGACCTGCGCGCCGCCGCGTCCCGGACCGAGGCGGCCACGGTCGCGCTCGCCACGCTGGACGCCGAGATCGCGAAGCTGCGCGGCGTGCGCGCGCCCGCGGACGTGACCGCGATCGCCGGTGCCGCCGCGTCCGCGCGCGCCACCGCGGCCGAGACGGTCACGGCCGTGCACGCCGCGGAGGAGCAGGAGGAGAAGGTGCGCGGCGAGGTCGCGGGCAGCGGCGACCCGGCCGCGCTGCGCCTGCTGCTGGAGGCGCACGCCGACCTGGACAAGCTGACCGCGCAGGCGGCCGAGCTGACCGCGATGCTGGCGTCCGCCGAGTCCGAGCACGGCACGGCCGCCGCGTCCGTCGCCACGGCCCGCGCCGAGCACGAACGCGCCACCGCCGCGCTGGAGGCGGCCCGCCAGGCGTACCAGGACGCGCAGAACGCGGACCGCGCCACCGCGCTCCGGCTGCACCTCACGGTCGGCGACGCCTGCCCGGTCTGCGCGCAGCCGGTCACCGCGCTGCCGGTCGAGTCGCCGGCCGGGTTCGCGGTGCCGGTCGACGGCGCCGGCCGCGCGATCGACGGCGGCCGGGCACGGGCCGGGGCACCACGGCCGCGCGCCGGGGCGGCCGCCGGTCAGCCCGACGCCGCCGCGCAGCGGGCCGCCGGGCGCTCCGCCGTGGCCGCCGCCGAGGCCGAGGGGAAGACCGCACGCGCCGCCGCCGACCGCGCCGCCACGCTGGTCACCGAGCGCGAGCAGGCCGCCCGCGAGCTGGAGCGCACGCTCGACCGGGCCCGCGCCCGCCACGACGACCTGCAACTGCGGCTGAAGGCCACGACGGAGAAGGTGGCCGGCTCGCCCGGCCCCGCCGCGCTGCGCCGTGAACTGGACGAGATCGCCGCGCTGCGGACGAAGCTGGACGCCGCGGGCGCGGCCGTGCGCCGGGCCCGGGAGGCACAGCGGCGCGCCCAGGCCGAGGCGGACCGGGCGGAGCAGCGGCTGCGGGCCGCCTGGCAGGGCTTCGACGCCGCGCGCGACACGGTGGCGCCGTTCGGGCCGCCCGCGCCGGACCGCGACGACGTGGCCGCGGCCTGGACCGGGCTGGCCGGGTGGGCGGCGGAGCAGGTCGCCCGGCGCGCGGACGCCCGGACCGCGGCCGAGGCGGAGCTGCGGGCCGCGCGGGACGGCGCGGACGACGTGCACCTGAGGATTCAGGGCCTCTTCGAGGGCGTCGGCCTGTCCGCACCGGCCAAGCGCGGCGAGGCGGAGTACCTGCGGGCCGCGGCGGTGGCGACCGAGCGGGCCGAGGGTGCGCTGCGGCGCATCGAGGAGCGGCGCGAGCAGGCCGCGGAGCTGCGCGAGCAGCGGGCCGCGCACGAGCGCGCCGGCCGGGTCGCGAAGACGCTCGCCGGCCACCTCCGGGCTAACAACTTTGAACGATGGCTGCTGGAGGAGGCGCTGGACCTGCTGGTCGACGGCGGTTCGCGCATCCTGCGTGAACTCTCCGGCGGGCAGTACGAGCTGGTGCACGACAAGGGCGAGTTCTGGGTCGTCGACCACCACGACGCCGGCCTGCGCCGCGGCGTGCGCACGCTCTCCGGCGGCGAGACGTTCCAGGCGTCGCTGGCCCTGGCGCTGGCGCTCTCCGAGCAGTTGTCCGGCATGTCCACCACCGCGGCCAGCCTGGAGTCGATCGTGCTGGACGAGGGCTTCGGCACGCTGGACGCGGCCACGCTCGACTCCGTCGCCGCCACGCTGGAGAACCTGGCCGCCCGCGGCGACCGGATGGTCGGCGTGGTCACCCATGTCGGCGCGCTGGCCGAGCGGATCCCGGTCCGCTTCGAGGTGCGCAAGGATGCCCGTAGCGCGAGAGTGACCCGGAGCGGCCTGTGA
- a CDS encoding exonuclease SbcCD subunit D produces the protein MKILHTSDWHVGKVLKGHTRVEEHINVLRDLVEIAQRERPDLVVVAGDLYDTAAPTPDSTRIVTRALTALRATGADVVAIGGNHDNGAALDALRPWADAAGIQLRGTVRETASEHVLTGTTAGGEAWRLVALPFLSQRYAVRAVEMYELTASEAQQTYADHIGRLIAKLTEDFADRSAVNVLTGHLTVVGAKMGGGERDAHTVLGYAVPASVFPSTAHYVALGHLHRTQQILGPCPIRYSGSPLAVDFGEEENTPSVTIVEVTATTPARPRSVPIGSATPLRTVRGTLADLQRFAERHADAPGWLRVYVREMPRAGLREEVQDLLPNALDVRIDPDMLPTRTSPTAAQRAGRSPSSLFADYLTVRGHDDEGVQELFDEIYEEIPGGAS, from the coding sequence ATGAAGATCCTGCACACCTCGGACTGGCACGTCGGGAAGGTCCTCAAGGGACACACCCGTGTGGAGGAGCACATCAACGTGCTCCGCGACCTGGTCGAGATCGCCCAGAGGGAGCGGCCCGACCTGGTCGTGGTGGCCGGCGACCTATACGACACGGCCGCGCCCACGCCGGACTCCACGCGCATCGTGACGCGCGCGCTGACCGCGCTGCGGGCCACCGGCGCCGACGTGGTCGCGATCGGCGGCAACCACGACAACGGCGCCGCGCTGGACGCGCTGCGCCCGTGGGCGGACGCGGCCGGCATCCAGCTGCGCGGCACGGTCCGGGAGACCGCGTCCGAGCACGTGCTGACCGGCACCACGGCCGGCGGTGAGGCGTGGCGGCTGGTCGCGCTGCCGTTCCTGTCCCAGCGGTACGCGGTGCGCGCGGTGGAGATGTACGAGCTGACCGCGTCCGAGGCGCAGCAGACGTACGCGGACCACATCGGCCGGCTGATCGCGAAGCTGACCGAGGACTTCGCGGACCGCAGCGCCGTCAACGTCCTCACCGGCCACCTCACCGTGGTCGGCGCGAAGATGGGCGGCGGCGAGCGGGACGCGCACACCGTGCTCGGCTACGCCGTGCCGGCCAGCGTGTTCCCGTCCACCGCGCATTACGTGGCGCTCGGGCACCTGCACCGCACCCAGCAGATCCTCGGCCCCTGCCCGATCCGGTACTCGGGGAGCCCGCTCGCGGTCGACTTCGGCGAGGAGGAGAACACGCCGTCCGTCACGATCGTCGAGGTCACCGCCACCACGCCGGCCCGGCCCCGGTCCGTGCCGATCGGGAGCGCGACGCCGCTGCGCACGGTCCGCGGCACGCTCGCCGACCTGCAGCGGTTCGCCGAGCGCCACGCGGACGCGCCGGGCTGGCTGCGCGTCTACGTGCGCGAGATGCCGCGCGCCGGACTGCGCGAGGAGGTGCAGGACCTGCTGCCGAACGCGCTGGACGTGCGCATCGACCCGGACATGCTGCCCACCCGGACCAGCCCGACCGCGGCGCAGCGGGCCGGCCGCTCCCCCAGTTCGCTGTTCGCCGACTACCTGACGGTGCGCGGGCACGACGACGAGGGCGTGCAGGAGCTGTTCGACGAGATCTACGAGGAGATCCCGGGAGGCGCGTCGTGA
- a CDS encoding ATP-binding protein, with amino-acid sequence MPVDPSDPGPAVGRVLGTADATPLQFWTAVTPGAYLQLDDVVVTRRELPDREPVTIAGVVTQVRARHEGAQFDSDVFAIAEGTLPALVQEAAEITTTRVDPELYVPPAPGAPVHRAEGVARAQALHFDRMERPIPMGTGRDGVPVYLNADFLDGTRGAHVSISGISGVATKTSFATFLLYSVFRSGVLGAESVNSKALIFNVKGEDLLFLDHPNTRLDERTTEAYGKLGLPADAFADVRVYAPPRIGDASGTPDVSSRLTGVDAFYWTLAEFCETGLLPYVFADADDERQQYTMVVHAVTAHLARVAVPAEGGVSIQGKRIGSYGDLVDFLVEQLSDEDTRRDWAGSAVGIGTTNAFARRLISSKKDLSRLIRGDLAQRRPHSINTSESAQVTVVDLHNLPDRAQRFVVGVTLKSEFERKEKAGTAKPLLFVVLDELNKYAPRDGTSPIKEVLLDIAERGRSLGVILIGAQQTASEVERRIVTNSAVRVVGRLDPAEAGRPEYGFLPPAQRQRVLLAKPGTMFVNQPDIPVPLCVEFPFPAWATRVSEAGDAPTGTLRSIVQAADPFAVVGGRGRPGSRISDDDIPF; translated from the coding sequence GTGCCAGTAGACCCCTCGGACCCGGGCCCCGCCGTCGGCCGCGTGCTGGGCACCGCCGACGCCACCCCGTTGCAGTTCTGGACCGCCGTCACCCCGGGGGCGTACCTGCAGCTCGACGACGTGGTGGTGACCCGGCGGGAACTGCCCGACCGCGAGCCGGTGACCATCGCCGGCGTGGTCACCCAGGTCCGCGCGCGGCACGAGGGCGCGCAGTTCGACTCCGATGTGTTCGCGATCGCGGAGGGCACGCTGCCCGCGCTGGTCCAGGAGGCCGCGGAGATCACCACCACCCGCGTCGACCCGGAGCTCTACGTGCCGCCCGCGCCCGGCGCACCGGTGCACCGCGCCGAGGGCGTCGCCCGCGCGCAGGCGCTGCACTTCGACCGGATGGAGCGGCCGATCCCGATGGGCACCGGGCGCGACGGCGTCCCGGTCTACCTGAACGCGGACTTCCTGGACGGCACGCGCGGCGCGCACGTCTCCATCTCCGGCATCTCGGGCGTGGCCACCAAGACCAGCTTCGCCACGTTCCTGCTGTACTCGGTGTTCCGCTCCGGCGTGCTGGGTGCGGAGAGCGTCAACTCCAAGGCGCTGATCTTCAACGTCAAGGGTGAGGACCTGCTCTTCCTCGACCACCCCAACACCCGGCTGGACGAGCGGACCACGGAGGCGTACGGGAAGCTCGGCCTGCCCGCCGACGCGTTCGCGGACGTCCGGGTCTACGCGCCGCCGCGGATCGGCGACGCCTCCGGCACCCCGGACGTGAGCAGCAGGCTGACCGGTGTGGACGCGTTCTACTGGACGCTCGCCGAGTTCTGCGAGACCGGCCTGTTGCCGTACGTGTTCGCCGACGCGGACGACGAGCGCCAGCAGTACACGATGGTCGTCCACGCGGTCACCGCGCACCTGGCGCGCGTCGCGGTCCCGGCCGAGGGCGGCGTGAGCATCCAGGGCAAGCGCATCGGCTCCTACGGCGACCTGGTCGACTTCCTGGTCGAGCAGCTCAGCGACGAGGACACCCGCCGCGACTGGGCCGGCTCCGCGGTCGGCATCGGCACCACCAACGCGTTCGCCCGCCGCCTGATCTCCAGCAAGAAGGACCTGTCCCGGCTGATCCGCGGCGACCTGGCCCAGCGCCGTCCACACTCGATCAACACGTCGGAGAGCGCGCAGGTCACCGTGGTCGACCTGCACAACCTGCCGGACCGCGCGCAGCGGTTCGTGGTCGGCGTGACGCTCAAGAGCGAGTTCGAGCGCAAGGAGAAGGCGGGCACGGCCAAGCCGCTGCTGTTCGTGGTGCTCGACGAGCTGAACAAGTACGCGCCGCGCGACGGCACCTCCCCGATCAAGGAGGTGCTGCTCGACATCGCGGAGCGCGGCCGGTCGCTCGGCGTGATCCTGATCGGGGCGCAGCAGACCGCCAGCGAGGTGGAGCGCCGCATCGTGACGAACTCCGCGGTCCGCGTGGTGGGCCGGCTCGACCCCGCCGAGGCCGGCCGGCCGGAGTACGGGTTCCTCCCGCCCGCGCAACGCCAGCGCGTGCTGCTGGCCAAGCCCGGCACCATGTTCGTCAACCAGCCGGACATCCCGGTCCCGCTCTGCGTGGAGTTCCCGTTCCCGGCGTGGGCCACCCGCGTGTCCGAGGCCGGTGACGCCCCCACCGGCACGCTCCGCTCGATCGTCCAGGCCGCGGACCCGTTCGCCGTGGTCGGGGGGCGAGGGCGCCCGGGCTCCCGCATCTCCGACGACGACATCCCCTTCTAG
- a CDS encoding pyrimidine reductase family protein, producing the protein MNELLPGPDLDDETLIAHYARPAGPSLRVSFVSSADGAMEIDGLSTALSGAEDKRVFGVLRMLADAILVGAGTLRRENYRPIRLSPPRIEWRRAHGLPDVPTLVTVSASLDLDPAMPALADAPVRPIVLTPSRARNAGLERVADVVRFDDHNPVPAVRARGLHHILCEGGPRLFGTLLAADAVDELCLTVAPVLAGAGASRIAAGPVAAARRMRPAHVLRGGEHLMIRYVRGHPDDEPTPTRCG; encoded by the coding sequence GTGAACGAGTTGCTTCCCGGCCCTGACCTCGACGACGAGACGCTGATCGCGCACTACGCGCGCCCGGCCGGGCCGAGCCTCCGGGTCAGCTTCGTGTCGAGCGCGGACGGCGCCATGGAGATCGACGGGCTCTCCACCGCGCTGTCCGGGGCCGAGGACAAGCGCGTCTTCGGGGTGCTGCGCATGCTCGCGGACGCGATCCTGGTCGGCGCCGGCACGCTGCGCCGGGAGAACTACCGCCCGATCCGGCTCAGCCCGCCGCGGATCGAGTGGCGGCGCGCGCACGGCCTGCCGGACGTACCCACGCTGGTCACGGTCTCCGCCTCGCTCGACCTCGACCCCGCCATGCCCGCGCTCGCGGACGCGCCGGTGCGCCCGATCGTGCTCACCCCCTCCCGCGCCCGCAACGCCGGCCTGGAGAGGGTCGCCGACGTGGTCCGGTTCGACGATCACAACCCGGTTCCGGCGGTACGGGCGCGCGGGCTGCACCACATCCTCTGCGAGGGCGGCCCGCGGCTGTTCGGCACGCTGCTCGCCGCGGACGCGGTCGACGAGTTGTGCCTGACCGTGGCGCCGGTGCTGGCCGGCGCCGGCGCGTCCCGGATCGCGGCCGGGCCGGTCGCGGCGGCGCGGCGGATGCGCCCGGCGCACGTGCTGCGCGGTGGCGAGCACCTGATGATCAGGTATGTCCGAGGTCACCCGGACGATGAGCCCACGCCCACCCGTTGTGGATAA
- a CDS encoding ABC transporter substrate-binding protein, translating into MSVPRRRLRGIAAAALAAGLVLSAAACSASDGDSGEGGQSTIVLQYFGSPGFDAAVAAFQSANPDIKVDAQNMGELKDFTPKLNQWLATGQGAGDVVMLEEGTLLGYLETPDKWTNLLDLGAASLEADFLPYKWANGFTADKSKLVGLGTDIGGLAMCYRTDLFQKAGLPTARDEVSKLWPTWEQYAATGKRFKESDAVKDVAWIDTATAVMQPYIMQNSQTWFYDTNNNYIVEQNPIVREAWDFGLQMASDGLTGKLQRWQPDWNAAFANAAFATVPCPAWMTGSIAERAGDAGKGKWDIATIPGGSGNWGGSYLAIPEQSKNKEAAYKLLTYLTGKDGELSSYKEKGNMPSNVKALDDPAFKDSTNEYFSNAPTGEIFGASAKSLKPIYLGPKHQGIWENHFETEMRNAEQGKKTSDEAWAKAVADGKKLAEG; encoded by the coding sequence ATGAGCGTTCCGAGGCGCCGCCTGCGCGGCATCGCGGCGGCGGCTCTCGCCGCCGGTTTGGTTCTCTCCGCCGCGGCGTGCAGCGCGAGCGACGGAGACAGCGGCGAAGGCGGACAGAGCACCATCGTCCTGCAGTACTTCGGCAGCCCCGGCTTCGACGCGGCGGTCGCCGCCTTCCAGTCGGCGAACCCGGACATCAAGGTCGACGCCCAGAACATGGGCGAGCTGAAGGACTTCACGCCGAAGCTGAACCAGTGGCTCGCCACCGGTCAGGGCGCCGGCGACGTCGTCATGCTCGAGGAGGGCACGCTCCTGGGCTACCTCGAGACGCCGGACAAGTGGACCAACCTGCTCGACCTGGGCGCGGCCTCGCTGGAGGCGGACTTCCTGCCCTACAAGTGGGCCAACGGCTTCACCGCGGACAAGTCGAAGCTGGTCGGCCTGGGCACCGACATCGGTGGCCTGGCCATGTGCTACCGCACCGACCTGTTCCAGAAGGCCGGCCTGCCGACCGCGCGTGACGAGGTCTCCAAGCTCTGGCCCACCTGGGAGCAGTACGCGGCGACCGGCAAGCGCTTCAAGGAGTCGGACGCGGTCAAGGACGTCGCGTGGATCGACACCGCGACCGCCGTCATGCAGCCGTACATCATGCAGAACTCGCAGACCTGGTTCTACGACACGAACAACAACTACATCGTGGAGCAGAACCCGATCGTCCGTGAGGCGTGGGACTTCGGCCTGCAGATGGCGTCGGACGGGCTCACCGGCAAGCTGCAGCGCTGGCAGCCGGACTGGAACGCCGCCTTCGCCAACGCCGCGTTCGCGACCGTGCCCTGCCCGGCGTGGATGACCGGCTCGATCGCGGAGCGCGCCGGCGACGCCGGCAAGGGCAAGTGGGACATCGCCACGATCCCGGGCGGCAGCGGCAACTGGGGCGGCTCGTACCTGGCCATCCCGGAGCAGAGCAAGAACAAGGAGGCGGCCTACAAGCTGCTGACCTACCTGACCGGCAAGGACGGCGAGCTCTCCTCGTACAAGGAGAAGGGCAACATGCCGTCGAACGTGAAGGCGCTCGACGACCCGGCGTTCAAGGACTCGACCAACGAGTACTTCAGCAACGCGCCGACCGGCGAGATCTTCGGCGCCAGCGCCAAGAGCCTCAAGCCGATCTACCTCGGCCCGAAGCACCAGGGCATCTGGGAGAACCACTTCGAGACCGAGATGCGCAACGCGGAGCAGGGCAAGAAGACGTCCGATGAGGCCTGGGCCAAGGCCGTCGCGGACGGCAAGAAGCTGGCCGAGGGCTGA
- a CDS encoding carbohydrate ABC transporter permease: MSVNTHAAGMPRHAASPPPLDPGQRRKQARQVRLGRLDLKMSPYLYVAPFFILFAVFGFFPLIYTGWVSMREWGLIKGDQGFVGLQNFQEVLADANFWNAMLNTFGIFVVATVPQLLLALMLANWLNRKLRFRTALRMGILLPNITSVAAVGIVFGFIFADRYGLANWVLQSLSLDPVSWRGSRWASWTAIAFMVDWRWTGYNALIYLAAMQAIPRDLYESASLDGASPTRQFWQLTVPLIQPTILFTVIISTIGGMQLFTEPLMFNYGAAGSGSGLENFQTIAMYIYTTTFEGNFKYGLGSAMSWLLFMLIIFFALINFLLVRRSLKGSVK, encoded by the coding sequence ATGAGCGTCAACACCCACGCGGCGGGCATGCCGCGGCACGCGGCGAGTCCCCCGCCGCTGGACCCGGGGCAGCGCCGCAAGCAGGCGCGCCAGGTGCGGCTCGGACGGCTCGACCTGAAGATGTCGCCGTATCTCTACGTCGCGCCGTTCTTCATCCTCTTCGCCGTCTTCGGCTTCTTCCCGCTGATCTACACCGGCTGGGTGTCGATGCGCGAGTGGGGCCTCATCAAGGGCGACCAGGGCTTCGTCGGCCTGCAGAACTTCCAGGAGGTGCTGGCCGACGCCAACTTCTGGAACGCCATGCTCAACACGTTCGGCATCTTCGTGGTGGCGACCGTCCCGCAGCTGCTGCTCGCGCTGATGCTGGCGAACTGGCTGAACCGGAAGCTGCGCTTCCGCACCGCGCTGCGGATGGGCATCCTGCTGCCCAACATCACCTCGGTCGCCGCGGTCGGCATCGTGTTCGGCTTCATCTTCGCCGACCGGTACGGCCTGGCGAACTGGGTGCTGCAGTCGCTGAGCCTGGACCCGGTCTCCTGGCGGGGCAGCCGCTGGGCCTCCTGGACCGCGATCGCGTTCATGGTCGACTGGCGGTGGACCGGCTACAACGCGCTGATCTACCTGGCCGCGATGCAGGCGATCCCGCGCGACCTCTACGAGTCCGCCTCGCTGGACGGCGCGTCGCCGACCCGTCAGTTCTGGCAGCTCACGGTGCCGCTGATCCAGCCCACCATCCTGTTCACGGTGATCATCTCGACCATCGGCGGCATGCAGCTGTTCACCGAGCCGCTGATGTTCAACTACGGCGCGGCCGGCTCCGGCAGCGGCCTGGAGAACTTCCAGACCATCGCGATGTACATCTACACCACGACGTTCGAGGGCAACTTCAAGTACGGCCTCGGCTCCGCGATGTCCTGGCTGCTCTTCATGTTGATCATCTTCTTCGCGCTGATCAACTTCCTGCTGGTCCGCCGCTCGCTGAAGGGGTCCGTCAAGTGA
- a CDS encoding carbohydrate ABC transporter permease yields MWEASPLTYVALIIAVLLAIFPIAWSFIVASRDNSSVYKIPPPLVPGGEFAANTQRLLANDQAHFLIGLANSIFVSSVVTISVVLFSTLAGFAFAKLRFKGANALLLIIIVTMMIPTQLGYIPLYILMIQLGWLGSLQAVIVPFLVKGFGVFMMRQYAMSAVPDELIEAARMDGCSTWRIYWNVVLPTLRPAAAVLGLLTFMETWNEFLWPYLVLDGDTPTIQYSLKILATGNYTTDYVQVFTGTALAIVPLLLVFIAFGRQIIGGIMEGSVKA; encoded by the coding sequence CTGTGGGAGGCGAGCCCGCTCACCTACGTCGCGCTGATCATCGCGGTGCTGCTGGCGATCTTCCCGATCGCCTGGTCGTTCATCGTCGCCTCGCGCGACAACTCGTCGGTCTACAAGATCCCGCCGCCGCTGGTGCCGGGCGGCGAGTTCGCCGCCAACACGCAGCGACTGCTCGCCAACGACCAGGCCCACTTCCTGATCGGCCTGGCCAACTCGATCTTCGTGTCCAGCGTCGTGACGATCTCCGTCGTGCTGTTCTCCACGCTGGCCGGGTTCGCCTTCGCCAAGCTGCGGTTCAAGGGCGCGAACGCGCTGCTGCTGATCATCATCGTGACGATGATGATCCCGACCCAGCTCGGCTACATCCCGCTCTACATCCTGATGATCCAGCTGGGCTGGCTCGGCTCGCTCCAGGCGGTGATCGTGCCGTTCCTGGTCAAGGGCTTCGGCGTGTTCATGATGCGGCAGTACGCGATGTCCGCGGTCCCGGACGAGCTGATCGAGGCGGCCCGGATGGACGGCTGCTCCACCTGGCGGATCTACTGGAACGTCGTGCTGCCCACGCTGCGACCGGCCGCGGCCGTGCTGGGCCTGCTGACGTTCATGGAGACGTGGAACGAGTTCCTCTGGCCCTACCTGGTTCTCGACGGCGACACTCCGACGATCCAGTACTCGCTTAAGATCCTTGCGACGGGCAACTACACGACCGACTACGTCCAGGTCTTCACCGGCACCGCGCTGGCCATCGTGCCGCTGCTCCTCGTGTTCATCGCGTTCGGCCGTCAGATCATCGGCGGCATCATGGAAGGTTCCGTCAAGGCGTGA
- a CDS encoding GH1 family beta-glucosidase: protein MTTHQFPPGFLWGAATAAYQIEGAATEGGRGPSIWDTFSHTPGRTVNGDHGDVACDHYHRIKDDVRLMADLGLTSYRFSIAWPRIQPTGSGPANQAGLDFYRRLADELLEAGILPWATLYHWDLPQALEDAGGWPARDTASRFADYAQLTVDALGDRITHWSTFNEPWCSSFLGYGSGVHAPGVQDGAASVRAAHHLLLGHGLALQAVRATTPSARLGITLNLYSMGAASDSAADADAMRRIDGLANRFFLDPVLRGEYPADVVEDLAPVTDFTHLHDGDLATIAQPLDFLGINYYSRHVVAAPEPDAVAKPSCWPGSETVRFVHRPGVPVTDMDWEIDAPGLVETLRKVAETYPAVPLYVTENGSAFVDKVVDGAVDDPERVDFLDQHLRACHAAIEAGVPLKGYFAWSLMDNFEWAWGYTKRFGMVYVDYETQTRIPKTSARWYADVIRRNGLAAQ, encoded by the coding sequence GTGACCACTCATCAGTTTCCGCCGGGTTTCCTGTGGGGCGCCGCGACCGCGGCGTACCAGATCGAGGGCGCGGCCACCGAGGGCGGCCGCGGCCCGTCGATCTGGGACACGTTCAGCCACACGCCCGGGCGCACGGTCAACGGCGACCACGGCGACGTGGCCTGCGACCACTACCACCGGATCAAGGACGATGTGCGCCTGATGGCCGACCTGGGCCTCACGTCGTACCGCTTCTCGATCGCCTGGCCGCGCATCCAGCCGACCGGCTCCGGCCCGGCGAACCAGGCCGGTCTGGACTTCTACCGCCGGCTCGCGGACGAGCTGCTCGAGGCGGGCATCCTGCCGTGGGCCACGCTCTACCACTGGGACCTGCCGCAGGCGCTGGAGGACGCGGGCGGCTGGCCGGCCCGGGACACCGCGTCCCGGTTCGCCGACTACGCCCAGCTCACCGTGGACGCGCTCGGTGACCGGATCACGCACTGGTCGACGTTCAACGAGCCGTGGTGCAGTTCCTTCCTCGGGTACGGGTCGGGCGTGCACGCGCCCGGCGTGCAGGACGGCGCCGCGTCCGTCCGGGCCGCGCACCACCTGCTGCTCGGTCACGGGCTCGCGCTCCAGGCGGTCCGGGCCACCACGCCGAGCGCGCGCCTCGGCATCACGCTGAACCTCTACTCGATGGGCGCGGCGTCGGACTCGGCGGCGGACGCGGACGCCATGCGGCGCATCGACGGCCTCGCCAACCGGTTCTTCCTGGACCCGGTGCTGCGCGGGGAGTACCCGGCGGACGTGGTGGAGGACCTGGCCCCGGTCACCGACTTCACCCACCTGCACGACGGCGACCTGGCCACGATCGCGCAGCCGCTGGACTTCCTGGGCATCAACTACTACAGCCGGCACGTGGTCGCCGCGCCCGAGCCGGACGCGGTGGCGAAGCCGTCCTGCTGGCCGGGGAGCGAGACCGTGCGGTTCGTGCACCGCCCCGGCGTGCCGGTGACGGACATGGACTGGGAGATCGACGCGCCGGGGCTCGTCGAAACGCTTCGCAAAGTTGCGGAGACGTACCCGGCGGTGCCGCTCTACGTCACGGAGAACGGCTCCGCGTTCGTGGACAAGGTGGTGGACGGCGCGGTGGACGACCCCGAGCGGGTGGACTTCCTCGACCAGCACCTGCGCGCCTGCCACGCCGCGATCGAGGCGGGCGTGCCGCTCAAGGGATACTTTGCCTGGTCGCTCATGGATAATTTTGAGTGGGCCTGGGGATACACCAAGCGCTTCGGCATGGTCTACGTGGACTACGAGACGCAGACGCGCATTCCCAAGACCAGTGCCAGGTGGTACGCCGACGTGATCCGACGTAACGGTCTGGCCGCACAGTAA